A window of Fusarium oxysporum Fo47 chromosome II, complete sequence genomic DNA:
GGGCAAATGGCGTTGTAATTTGGAGGATTGTACCGACGGGACAGCAAATCGACTTTTGAGATGGCTTGAATGCACTGCATGTCAGAGGGAGTACGATCGATGGCAGGCAGCTATGACAGCGGGAAGACCCTACTATCCCATTCCGCCTTTTACCTAGAAACAAGATTGGGATGGGCACATAGAAGTTTGGGCTGTCAATCTTGGGCGGTAGCCGTTGGCTCTTATGGTAGAGATTAGACGTATCTTTTACGGTCTCAACCTAATGTGAGCTAGGTGATAGCTGACCTACTGAAATAATTCTCTCGTACTGCTGGTTCAAAAGATATGCAATGGGTTCTTTTCCGCCCAATCAGATTCTTTGCGATTCATGTGGCTAACATAAAAACCCCGAAGTTTAGGAGCTAGAGAAAATATACGGATATTATTTGCCGCTGGAACCTCGAATCCAGCGATTTATCTGTGACTTTGACTTGATGACCTCCACATCTAGTAATTCCATGAGTAGTCGTACAGCAGATAATCTCAGCAGGTTCACGTATAGAATTCACAGCTTTTGAACAGATTGTGCTGATGAGGATCCAAGGGGTCATCTACCGCCAGTCTATCGACGTGATTGCAGCAAAATCTGGCTTGGGCAAGTTACTGTCCATCACGTCTGATATACCTGGAGATGTGACTTGAACCAGGCATTGACAGCCAACTTCCATGGTTCAGTTCTGTTAGGCTCCATACCATCCGGGACATCCCAGAGACTGCGAAGCTGAGTCACTGAGCCCTATATCGTGTTGCAAAGCCATGAAGCTTGTATTAAAAGATTGTAAGCTCTGTAAGGCCAAGATACCTAGCGTCGATATATTGCCCTCGTGAATCACTGGCTTTTCCCAAGTATATAAACCCGTCATCCTAGCCTCAAGAAGATTTCTCCCTCttacatcaacatcaacactaCATGACATTACAATCTTACAGTATTATACTACCGCTAACACTTTTTGAAACTTCTCATAAACTACTGCTCACAATGTGCTGGCTTACAAACATCACTTACCGCTGCAGATGGTGCCACATGTCGACAGGCGTCGACCTTGAAATCAGGCGATGTGAAAAGGCTcgcaaggatgagaaggagcGCTGTGACTTGAGCAACTGTTCTGAAGTTGATCAGGACAGGAGTTCCACGTTCGATCATTGCGTAACATGTGTGGCCCAGTACAATGCCTGGCTGGCTTCGGGCAAATCCTATACCCCTGACGCTCCTTTCTTCTAAGCATGCTCTCAGCGGCTTGGGAGTTCGATGGCGGTTAACGACCTGACTGGAATATAATTCATGGATTGGTCGTGTAGCAAATGTTAGAAGGGGGGCCTAGATAGTGGGAGTCAATATCCGATAGCTGAAATAAAAGGCACTGGTATTGCGCTAGCTTTCTAAAACAGTGACATCGAGGAGAGTTTTGAGTTATTTCCAAAAGTGACTATATAAAACAATGTACATCACCTGATATGTAGAAGCCTGGCTCTTGTTATGGTGACTTTGATCTTTAATAGCTGAAGACGATAGTCCAACCAGGGAAATGTGCTGACTTCGCTTGACGTACATGGCTATCTCCAGGGCAATGGCTACGAGACACTCTGAAACCTGATTCAAAATATGGAGATTGCATCTTCATTCTAGAAGGCCCAGTATTCATCCCTCTGATATTGCTACTTGCTTCTGCTTTCGACCTGCAATGCATTCTTACAGTGCTTACGTCCAAACGAGGCGATGCTTCAGTAGTCCCTGACTGTTGACTAAAGGCCGACTTCGGTATGGGCATATTGTATGATGTCTATTCATTCAGCTCTAGACTCTATCTTATACCGTATGGAATGATTCATCGCATTTTGATTCACTTGTCACTAGGCCACTTAATTTAAATCAGGGACTATGTCATAATCCCGAGCGCATGGGACTCCCAAAAGGCGCCTATAAAATCCAGCACTGAATGAGAACTCAACCCTCCAGCAACAAAGCTTGAAAAGAAAACCTTCTAATCCATTAACGAAGAAATTACTTCCAAGACTATTATTTACGCCAGCGACAACATGTGCATCCGCGAGATAATATACTGTACTGCCTGCGAGCAAACCGAGACTTTGAAGTGGGTATATTGCCCATCATATTTGGGACTGACTACTTCGACGACCTTCCACCCATCACCATTGGTGATCAATGGGGAAATGAGAACTACTGTGAGTGGCACGTTCAATCCTGAGACTTGTCCGAATCCAGAATGCCCTAGCAAGAAGGAAGCCCCGAAGGAGGAAACCAAGGAGGCGAAGGATAAAATAATAGAGAAACAACCTGAAGGTGACAAGTCGAATGAGGAGGAGCATGGAAAAGTAACAGAGGCGTAATGTTATGTTGTTGGTCGATAGACATCACCGAGTCAGTTATTTGGTAGTATGATGTAGAGTTGGATTCCCACCACCCCAGCCATTCGTTGAACAAGCATACGTTGGCTACCTCATTTAGGCCCCTCAAGTTTGATCAATCAAAGGCCGTTCTACTTGCAATGCTTCATAGCTATTTGGCACTTGATACGTCGTATTTAAACCTATAAATTCATGTCATGCCACCATTTCACATCTTATGCAACCCCCAACTGCTTGCTTACAATACCAGTTCTTAGTTCGATACTCAGAATCAGTAAAGGTTAAGATGTGTAAGAAGGACATAAAGTATTGCGTGCCTTGTGGCCATATCGAATTCTTCGCATGGATATATTTCACAGGGTACAGACTCAACGCCAATACCCAGGAAAAAATCAATATCGCCAAAAGACGTGCACCCTCTTACGAATGGCATCTAGAACCAGGGAGAGAATAGTCGAGGGTTCATTTATGCGAGACCTCGACGGCTGAGACACATCCAAACCCGAGTTGTCCCAGTAAGAAGAGTAAAGTCGggagcaaaagaagaagaatgcagCGAAGTAGAAAGTAAAATGTTGCAACAATAGTGTGTTAAACGCGGGTCAATGGGAGTATTTGGTAGTGCAACTgcaatatatataaatacatATTTAACTCCAATATTTCATAAGACTCATGCCACCCCTGGTTATAGATGGTGGCTTACAGGCAGTATGCTAATAGTAAACCATATGAGTATGTGCAGTAGAGTCAGGAATCGCTGTCTCAAGCGAGCTTCTAAGACATATCGTCACAATTCAAGATACAATTTTCAAAAGAACCAGCTTCCACCAGAGACATTGAATGTGACGATTGAAGATTCTATACTAAGCGAATAGCGCCTGGAATAAATTCTTCGAAAGGACGCCAACTGTTACTTCGGCAGTGCATGGTGCCTTATCGTCGATTTGACACACCTTAGGTCTGAAGACTGACGAAGAGCGAATGGCAGTGCATAGAAGCCTTGAGTATTCTACTCACGATCACGGACAACTAAGGGCAGTGGGGCTCCCTGCGTGCTCACAGAACGGACCTACGGAGTTCATTGTGTTATATGAGCGGAGTTCCGTATGTGAATAGAAGACCTTGTCCGACGGATCTGACGACGCCATAACGTAGAGCATGTCATCGATTCATTGTTACTTGTGTACCTCCGGTGCATTCGATTGACCGTTGTCTTCCGTCCCAAAAGTCAAGGTCCTAATATATATCATGGTATAATGGCGGCCCGCTCCCTACAAGCTTGTCTCTGATTGCATCATGGTGACATATGCTGACAGACTTCATGAGACGGAGAATAACAGTTGTGTAGGCTGGCATTTAATCTGAGTTCAGCGAGAAGAATACCTCAATGTAAGGTATGAAATGGGGTAACAtcagaaaaaaaaaaccagCATTGTTCGTGATCTCTTTCAGAACATTCAACCCGTAGAAGATAGTCAATGGGCGGAGTGCCAAGGTTTAGATCTGTAAGCAGAAAGTGCTTAACCCCGCGTTGAAACCGCATAAGGAAAGAGTTTATCGGCGGTGACAAGGGCCTAACTTGACTAGGAAGATGGCCATCCATGTCCAAGATCGAGGCACAGTGAATGTCGTCACTGCTTATGCTGATGCGCGCCCTTCAAGTCAAAAGCGCAGACGCCCTTTAAGTGCGCCCTCCATGTGATGACATTATACTTCGACGTCGATACTCTCTGTATCAATCGTTTCTTGCCCCACGTATATAGTGCTCATTCTTTGTCACGGTTCATTCACCGAATCATCCACCACTATCAAAATGGCTACAAACACGGTCGCAGAGTCCACCACAACATCCAGCATGGATCCATCGCGCCAAGGCGATGCTATCGAgatgtcttcttcaagccagaGTCcactcaacaccacaaaagaTATCGTGAGAAACGAGGAAGAGCCACCGGAACACGCCACAAGTGCAATTCCTGATGGCGGGTATGGCTGGACAATTGTCGGATCATGCTTCACTCTACTCTTCTGGATAAATGGGTACACTACAGCATGGGGAGTTTTGCAAGCTGCCATTGTTCAGTCGCCTCGACTTCACACCAATATTCGAACCATTACCTTTGTTGGAAGTTTATACATGGCCTGCATGGTCGCGTTTGGCTTGATATCGGTCAGATTATCAAGAGAATATGGCATTCGCATCACCAGTCTTGTAGCGACAATCTTCTTTGGATCAGGCTTGATCATCACGAGTTTCACCCTCGAGCATCTCGCGGGTCTTTTCTGCATCGCTGGGCTACTCGTCGGTCTATCAACCTCTCTGCTCTACACGGCTACAAACACCATGCCCACTCAATGGTTTAGTCGGAAGCTCGGTACAGCTAATGGAATCGTCAAAGCGGGAGGCGGCGTTGGCGCAACTGTGCTTCCTTTGGCAACGCAAGCCATGATCGACAAGGTTGGGCTTCAGTGGACTTTCCGGATTCTCGGTGCTTCAATTCTTGTCACTGGAATTCCATGCGCCTTTCTTCTCACAGAGCTTACTCGCGGTGCAACAACATCGAGATTTGACTGGTCACAGTTAAGGAGCATGCCTTTTCTCACGCTCACCATGTCAGGCGCTGTCGGAGTATTCGCTCTCTTTGTGCCTCCATTCTTCTTACCCGTATTCGCGAGGTCGATTGGTCTCTCTGCTTCAACAGGCGCCGGGCTTGTCGCAGGCTTCGGCGCATCTACAGCCGTTGGTCGTCTCTTCGGCGGTTGGATCTGTGATCGCATTGGCGCCTTCAACTCCCTCGCGCTTGCAGCCCTCATCAACAGTGTGTCCATGCTAGCAATCTGGCCTGTCAGTTCATCACTCCCGCCGCTCTTCGCcttcgccatcatcaacggGTGTGCCAATGGAAGTTTCTTTGTTGCACTGCCGACAGCTGTAGCTGCACTTGCGCCTGGATCAGCTGCTGCGTCTATTAGTCTGATGACGTCATTCTGGACACCTGGATACTTGATGGGAGCGCCGTTGGCGGGGATCTTGATTGATGCTGCGGGTGCGTCGGAGGCTTCGTCGATTGAGCCGTATAGAGCTGCTATCTTTTACGCGGCGGGTGTTGGATCTGCTGCGACGTTTTTGATTGTTGTCTCGAGGCTTATGTTGAGTAAGAAGTTGATCAAGAGGTTGTAGTTCCTAGGAGGTCTTTGTAAATAATGAAAGTTTGTGAATGAGACCTTTTTAGTTAAGAGAACATTGACTTCTCTCCTGGGGAGTCGCGCGGTTCATCCGTTGAACGCTGGAGTGTTTTAATCAGCGAAATGGGTCCTCCGGACCCCATAAAGcccaacaacatcaacttgAATTGCGAAACTGAATCCACGACAATCCTCTGCAGAGAGATCGAGGACATTGTTGGAGAGTTACCCTGGCTCTAGTTGGGTACAGCGGCACCTCCTACCATGGAACCTTCGTGGCTCCAAAATCTTAACCTCCTTCTAAACCGTGCCGTTGGTGCCTGTCATCAGACAAGTGACCGGAGAAACAAAGT
This region includes:
- a CDS encoding major facilitator superfamily domain-containing protein; this translates as MATNTVAESTTTSSMDPSRQGDAIEMSSSSQSPLNTTKDIVRNEEEPPEHATSAIPDGGYGWTIVGSCFTLLFWINGYTTAWGVLQAAIVQSPRLHTNIRTITFVGSLYMACMVAFGLISVRLSREYGIRITSLVATIFFGSGLIITSFTLEHLAGLFCIAGLLVGLSTSLLYTATNTMPTQWFSRKLGTANGIVKAGGGVGATVLPLATQAMIDKVGLQWTFRILGASILVTGIPCAFLLTELTRGATTSRFDWSQLRSMPFLTLTMSGAVGVFALFVPPFFLPVFARSIGLSASTGAGLVAGFGASTAVGRLFGGWICDRIGAFNSLALAALINSVSMLAIWPVSSSLPPLFAFAIINGCANGSFFVALPTAVAALAPGSAAASISLMTSFWTPGYLMGAPLAGILIDAAGASEASSIEPYRAAIFYAAGVGSAATFLIVVSRLMLKNIDFSPGESRGSSVERWNEVKHVLLCLANRRKFSRAQLVVTNEHLNRALHYFGILILITDPPSNTQPGSSSSTSTKRQSDNQNAASYASTTLPAKRKASDGPLYSLSTSQKRKERKSTTT